The DNA segment GTTCAGGATTAAATCACGCATTCTTGTAGCATCGTTTACAGACCCTAAACCAAAATCATTGGCTGGTGTAGCACCAATCTTGATACCTGCTCTTTCTCTGATCTTACGGACCATGTCCTTTGCAAGCGACAGGTTTCCTGTTTCATTTGCGCAATCCGCATAATTAAGGATCACTTCAGCAAATCTCATTTCAATCCAATCCATCCCATTGCCACCAATATTGTTGGTATAGGCTGATGCTGCAGCCGTCAGTGCAGGTGTAGTAAAGCGCTTACAATACACCGGCATTAAGTTGGCTTCGCTTATCGCTCCAGTATATGTCCACTGTTTTCTTGTCGGCTTACCGCTCAAGGGCCATACTCCCCCATTATAAGCGATTGTAGCATTAAATCTTGGATCACGGTTTTGCCAGAACATCACATCATCATAGGTATACTGCCCCGCTGAACCAATTGGATTACCATCAAGCATGGGATAAGCATCCAGCAACCTGGTAGTAGCACGATATCCCTGGTGAGGTGAGCCTCCTTCAGAGGATGGTCTTGATCTTCTTTCTCCGTCATGTCCTCTCCGCTCCAATGTGCTGGAATAGGTTCTTACAATGATCGTTTCTGTATTCGCAGTACCCTCTGTTTGAAATATTGAAGCATAATTAGGCAACAGGACACGGCCCGAGGACACACATAAATCATAAGCGGTCTTATTGGCTTCAAGAGCAGTAGCCCAGCGGCTGGCATCATTGCCCGGGTTAAACTGTGGGCTTGCCCAGTATAATAACACTTTTGCTTTCAAACAGGTAGCTGCCAATTTATCCAGTTTACCTCTACCACTGGCATCATCCCAAACTACACCATTTAAATTAGTAATGGCTGAATCTAAATCCTTGGTAATGGCTTGAAAACACTCACGCGCACTTGCCCGGCCACTCACTGTCAGATTATCCGGACTTTGTGGTGTCAATACCAAAGGCACGCCGCCATAAACCTTTACCAGTTCAAAATACACCATTGCTCTCAGGGCATAATACTGTCCTAGAAAGGAGCGCTTAAGCGACGGAGCCATAGTACCACCCGGTATATTTGCGATGGCATCGTTGCATCTTGCAATGTCCATATATTTATTATTACCGGCGTTACCGGTATATACATTACCCGCAAACCTGATGTCATTATTTCCAAGTTCTCCTTGTAAACCCAATGCAGCTCTTGCCCACTGGTCTGCCACAGGGAAAAAGTTTTCATCACTTGCAAAATGTACGCCATAACGGCCGTTCATATTATTGGTATTGTGGTCCTGAAATAAGAATTGCGGCATAATCACATCATAAGCCCGGTTAAGGTGCATTTGTACAGAACCTTCTGTGTTCCATATGGCTGCATCTATCCCATTTCTATCTCTCAATTCAAAAAAGTCATCATCATTAACTTTACAGGAAGAGAGTAAAGCTACTGCCGTTGCGAAAACCATCAGGTATTTTTTAGCAACTGTTTTATATCGTTTTGTCATTACTTAAATATTATAAGTTTACACTTAGACCTAAGGAAATTGTTCTTAATATTGGATAATCATACGCACTTGAGGTATATGGATCTTTATATTTCAAAGGATTTACCAGTGTCCATAAGTTATTACCTGTTGCCAGTACCCGCGCGCCACCCAAACCTAATCTATTTGCTATTTTAGCCGGCAGTTTATAGCTTAAAGTCATGTTATTTACTCGGATAGTGGTTCCGTCAACTGCCCAGAAATCAGAATTTTTGGTAAGTGAGGGATCATCAAACCTTGGATACTTGCCTGCCATGGGGTTTTCAGGTGTCCAGTGGTCTTGCCAGATATTCAATATGTTTCTGGTATTGGAAGGTGCAATACGGGCACGACTGTCATAAAATACCTTTCCACCCAGACGTGCAAGAATATTGGTGCTCAGGCTGAAATCCTTATAAGATAAGTTAAGATTAATACCTGAGGCAAAATATGAGTTCGTATTGTCAAACATCGGTGCCATATCCAGATCATTAACTACGCCATCGCCGTTGGCATCTTCGTAGTACAGCCATCCTGGTTGTGGTACGTTACCATATAAAGTATAGTTAGGATTTTTTAACAGGAAGGCATCTATTTCTCCCTGGGTTCTGAACATTCCTATTGTTTTCAGCCCAATGTTACTGCTGTTATATTTCCTTGGATCCGTTCCGAATGAAAGGGCAAGCCATTCATTTGGTCTGTTTTCCTGCAAGTTACCTGGGGCGTAGATCATTCTATCAACAACAGAATTTCCGTAACTAAAATTTATACTGGTACTTAACTTTAAATCCTTGGCTAATGTTGCCCTGTAACCAATGCTAAATTCAGAACCCCAATTGTAGGCCTCGCGGTAATTTACTACTGGTGCAGTGAAACCGGCATATAAAGGATACCTGTTATTGGCTCCCCTGTCAAAACCATCAAATGTCCGGTTGCGGAAAAACTCGACCCCAACATCCAGTTTACTGTCAAAAAGAGAGGCTTCTACACCAACATTTATGGTCTCCTTTTTTTCCCAGGTAATGTCAGGATTCGGATATACGGACGGGTTCAGACCATTCCCGTTATAACTTCCAAATAGGTACCCGTTTGATACATCTATCGTGTATCTTTCCTGCCATAATCTTTCTGTAACCCTATCGTCTCCAACAATACCATAATTAAACTTCAACTTAAGAAAATTCACGAAGGATACATTATTTTTGAAAAAATTCTCTTTACTCACTACCCAACCTAAACCAATGCTAGGTGCCAATCCCCATCTGTTTCCTGAAGCAAAGTTTGATGAAGCATCTAAACGAGCAACTCCTTCGATGAGATATTTCTTATCAAAATCATAACTGAAACGTCCAAAAAAAGAGCGTTTTGTAGACTGAAAGATATTTCTGCTCTGACGTGTTAAAGTATTAGGATCAAAAGCCCAGTAATCATCTGCTTCCGGTATGAGCTGATTTCTCCAGTACACACTCAGATCTTCAGAAGAACCTTCTGTTTGTTCACCACCCGCAATTATATCCAAACTATGTAAACCAATTGTTTTAGCATATTGCAGGGTAAAAAAGCCCTGATAGCTGCTTTGCTTGCTCAAACCTGGCATCACTTTGGAGTTTGCAACAGTAACCGCCTCAAAAAAAGGTGTTACCGGATCTGGTTGGTCACTATAAATTGCTGAATTATTTCCTACCCTTAAGAAATTATACAATTTATAAGGTGGATCATATTGTGTGCTAGCTGAATTTCCACCACCTTGTGATACCTGCAGCTTTGCAGTTAAACCCTTTAAGAATTTAGGCTGATAAGTTAAACTAGCATTAACACGATAAGATTGAGTTTTTCTATCGTCATAATAACCGGATTGCAACACGCCTAATGGATTGCGTGGTGAGCCATTATTAAAATTCACAGGCAGTCCATTAATACTTATGGGTACCCATCTTGGCACGGATATGATAGATTCAAAAAAGCCGGCATCGTTTTCACTAACTGTATTTTGACTTTTTCTAAGGTTATGATCAACGTTAAAAGCGATATCCGCTTTTAGTCCCTCAACGATAGTGGCCGTCAAACCGCTTCTGAAACCATATTTATCAACCTTTAGTCCGGCATAGTTACCATTTTCATTCTGATAACTGCCTCCAGCAAAAAAAGTGATCTTATCACTTCCCCCAGAGATACTTAAATTATGCCTCTGAGTTGTGGCAGACTTCCATAATTCATCGTACCAGCTTTTATAATTGGTTCCTGCAATATAATCAAGATCTGCCTGAGAAAAAAAAGCTGATTCTGAGGCATTGTAAAGTCTGTAAGTATCGTTCAATAATGTTGCATGTTCTAAACCACTTAACATTTCTGGGGTTCTGGATGCATCAGATACACCTACATACCCATTATAGCTGATGCTAGGCTTACCGATTTTACCTCTTTTGGTTGTAACCAATACAACACCTTTAGCACCTGCAGCACCATAAATGGCGGCTGATGCATCTTTTAAAAAGGAAATGTTTTCAACCATTGAAGGATCCACAGCGTCGAAAGCATTTCTATCTACCGTAATTCCGTCAATAATATACAAAGGTTCTGCTGTGGCTCCCGCAACTGTTTCTGAAGCCGTAGAATTCCTGATATTTAATGTGATTGCCGAGCCCGGGCGACCAGAAACCTGGCTCACTCCAACACCCGCAATACGGTTTCTTAATGCACCGGCAATATTTGGTGCTGGAATATCCATCACTTCCGCTCCCGTAATTGTTGCTACAGAGCCTAATATTTCCGATCGTTTCTTGGTACCATAACCTACAGAAATGATTTCCACTTCTTCGAGTGACTTATTATCAGATGTAAGTGCAACATCCAAGCTGGTTTTCCCAACTAGGTTAATGGTTTGCCTGGTATATCCGATGTAAGAAAACACCAATGCATCCGTGGCTGGATCGGCCTGGATGGTGTAAATACCATTTGCATTTGTGGAAACATTACTGGGTTTACCTTTAATACTGACATTTACACCAGGCATAGGCCCGCCATCGATGCCGTCAGTAACTTTACCTGTGATTTTCTGTACCTGTGCATACGAAGACGCACAAATAAGCAGGGACAACAGTACTATCCCTTTTAATGTTCGTAAAAGTTTAATATTCATACTTGGTTTATTTGTTGATACTTGGTTCCTTTATTAAATCAATGTAGATTGATTGTTAATGTGCTATAATAAGTATTGTAAGCAGCTAACTGGTTTGGTTTTAAAGTAAATGTCGTTTCAAATTGAGTTGGTTTAATTGTTTATATTATTTTTCTTTTTGTAATACTATCAAGAACAGAAAAACCCGTTACCAACAGTTACTTTAATCAGTAACGGGAATTTTTCTAACCAAATAGAGAGCGGCATTTCTTATTTATCTGTCTTTGCTGTTGATTTTCTTCTTTTTTCCCATTCCTGACCTTCTTTTTTCAAATCATAACCTGCTGCCGAAAGGTAATTATTGATCCTTCCTTTATATTTGCCAAACCAGGCATGCTTCTTATCAGACGACTCTGCATCCATGGCATGCTCCCTTGCTTCGGTTAACCAGGTAAAGATTTGTTTCTTCTGCTCTTCCGTAAGGGTAAGTATCTGTTCCTGATAGGCTTTATAAGTTAGGGGCAATACACCATAGGTCATCCCGTTTTTCACCTGATCTACCTGGTCTTCAGTTAACTGAGCAGAAAGTTTAGCCAGATATTTTTTATGTAGCTTGGCCAGTTCAGCATCTGCTTTATCGTTTTCGGCTTTAACAGCAGCTTCAGTTGCTGTTTTATCGCCTTCGGTAGTTTTTTTGATTTCTTTAATCCGCGTATCCCGTTCAGTATAAATATCATTCAGGTTATTGTACTGATCTCTGATGATATGGCTCACTTTCTGCAGTTTTGCTTCATCACTGATATTCAGTACTGATGCAATTTTATCTGCACGTTGCGTAATCACCTTTAAATATGCTTCCTTTTCATTTGCAGGAATGGCATTGTTCTGTGCAAATATGCCAGTGCCCAGGAGCATGATAAACAGCAATAGGTATACACGTTTCATAATTTATTAATTTGGTTAGTATTCTCTTAAAAATTACCTTTCTATAGGTTTACCTCTCCGCAAAAATGCACCTTCAAACCCAATTCATCCATCGCTGCCGCTTTAATACAACATGCTTTATGCGCTGCAGCCTCATCAGGCGTATAGACAACATGGATGTGGTTTGCTTTGTGACGCCCCATTAACTGGTCCCTGCTTACACCTTTTAATACGGCATTCATAATGGGCCATTCAGGCGTGGTATTGTTCCAGCGTCTGTAAGTTTCTTCTTCCGGCAAGGCAACTACCTCGCCTACCCCTAAATCGCAATGCAGCTCATTGTTCATTACGTACACCCTGCTCCATACAATTGCACCTGGTTTACTGATGCCCTTAAGGGTGCCCCCACCCAAACGGAAATACATTGGCGGCTGCCTGTCGCTACTTGCACCAGCATAGCCCCCCACAAAATGCGCTGCAGGTGCAGCACCCGAAATCAGGAACAACCATACAAAATCATCTATACCTGCACCTTTATAATGCTCTCCCCATCTGATGTCATGTAAAGTATTCTCTCCTTCCATGCCCAGTTCCTTCCATAAATTGTAAGTGAGCAAAGCATCAATTCCGGCACATTCATCTACCTCATTAAAATGGGGCAATGCTTTGCCTGCATATAGTTCCTTACCGCCTTCTGAATATACAGGAGGCCTGTCTTCATTATTCAATAAACCTTCTACCAGGTCGCTTGCCACGGTAAGGTCTTTTAATCCCTGCTGGTATTGGATGCCAATGGTATCACAGCCAAACTCATCAGCAATGTGTACAGCCGCAATGTACATTTTGCATTGCTCCATACTTTGCGCCCGGGTAAGCTCGGCCTCAGGGTTCTCGCCCCAGTTAAACTGCATACCTTTATCCAGCAACCAATTTAAAACAGCCTCTGCTTCACTATCCTTAACACGGTTCATGGCTGCATAGAGTGCCGACTGGCTTAACCTTTCTTTAAAAAAACCTGTTGGATGCAACAATTCATCAGGCACAATGGCATTGTACATGCCCATGCAGCCCTCATCAAATACACCCATGATCACTTTTCTTTCTTTCAGCTTTCTGGCAAAACTTCTGCCCTGCTCTTCTTCACTAAATGGAATTTTATGGAGTGCCAAGCTCTTTACATGGCTTAAGTTATGGCTTACTTTACCTGTAGCCAGCCATTCGTTTAAACCGGCAATAAAAAAATCATCGGTAAACTGCTCAGACCACAGCGTGCTATAGTTTACACCGGCCTTTGTTAAGCAGCCATTTAAATTTAGCATACCTACCAGGCCCGGCCATTGTCCGCTCCAGTTGGCTACCGTTAATATAGGCCCGCTGTGCGTGGTTAACCCGGCAAATACGTGATGTGAATATTGCCAAACACTTTCGGCAACAATTAAAGGTTGTTCGGGGTTGATGTTCCGGAATACATCCATTCCCATTCTTTGGGAATCAATGAAGCCGTGTTTTTTATTGGCATCATAAGCATGGGCGCGTCTTACTGTCCAGCCTAACTTACCAATAGCTGTAGTCAGGTCGCGCTCCATTTGCGACTGTGCTTCCCAGCAATTTTGATTTGCCGACAGTCTCAGATCACCACTTGAAACCAGAATAATTTCTCTATTTACCCCTTGCATTTTAATTTATTACTGAACAAAATATTTACTAAAAAATAATTTGTCGGTTTATAATTTGGTTATTGCCATCATGGCCTTATACAAAACTCCACAATAGCGTCATTCAATTACTGATGGTTATTAGCAAATTAATGTAGGATATTGTCATAAAAAGACATACATTTGATCAATAACCCTTATTATTTGCAAAAACTCAGTTTTGAATAATTAAATATAAATATAATATTCAAATATAAAAATAAAATGAAGCCTCATTTTCACAAAATCCCGAGTACGCCTCAAAGTTCGTTCAGTATTCGTCATGATGTTAAACCAGACTTCGGAAACATCTGGCATTACCATCCGGAACTGGAACTTCACTATATTATAAAAGGTGAAGGTGTCCGGTTTATTGGTGATAACATCAGCAATTTTACACAGGGTGAAATGATATTACTGGGCGAGAACCTGCCGCATACCTGGCGCTGCAAGGATGAGTATTTTCAAAATAATCCCGATTTGCATGTAGAAGCGATGGTGATCCAGTTTTTACCGGATTGTTTGGGTAAGTACCTGTTGAACCTGCCCGAGGCTTACCTGATACCCAAACTGTTCGAGAAAGCAAAAAGTGGGATGGTGATTAATGGTAAGACCAGGGATAAACTGGCCGGCCTAATGAAATCGGCTATTGAGGCCACCAACCTGGACCGGATCATCATTCTGCTCTCTATTTTAAAAACACTGGCAGAAACCGATGAATATGCTGGTATAGTAACCGGTAAAAATACTTTTTATCAGAGCAACGAGTCGGAAACGCAGCGGATCAATAAGATCTGCACTTATACCATGACCAATTATAAAAAGGACATTACCCTGGAAGAAATTGCTTCATTAAGTAACCTGAGCATTACTTCTTTTTGCAGGTATTTTAAACTGATGACCAAAAAAACCTATTACGATTTTCTGATAGAGATCCGTGTAAGCCATGCCTGTCGCTTTTTAATTGAAAATAAACTGCCTACAGAAATGATCTGCTTTGATTGTGGCTTCAACAATGTGTCTAATTTTTACAGACATTTTAAAAAGGTAACAGGCATGACCCCACTGGATTATAAACGCAAGTATCTGAACGAATAACCGTTTTAAATCAGGACAGGAATGTCCAGCTCATTTTTCAAACTGCTGTAATCGGCAAACAGTGCTTCTATTTCCTTAACTACCGAAGTGTTAAAGGTTCCTACATCCCTGCGGGTAAAGGTTGAAATGTTCAGGCCTCTTTTTTGAAGAAAATATTTGGATACAACCGGATATACGTTGTGCATAACATCCATATTGTCGATCATGAATTTTTGCACACGCTGTACTTCATTTTCTAGCCGGGCATCGTTGTAGTATTTGCACAACCACACAATGAGTTCAGGAAAATAATTACCCTGGATGCAGGATAGACCTGCTGAACCTGCTTTTAAAGAATCTACAGCATGTACCATATAAGCATCATACAGTCCAAATTTCGGGAAACCCTGTGTAACTGCCAGTTTCTCTTTGATCTGGCCAAGATCCAGACAGGTATCCTTATGATAAATTACCCTGCCAGTTTCCACAAATTGTTGCAGCTGACCCGCATTTAATGTTCTTTTATAAGGTACCGGACATTCGTAAAAACCAAGCGGAATATCTTTTGTCTGGCCGATCAGGTCAAAAACCCTTTCATCAAATACAGCATCTGTTTCATATTCGGCAGCCAGCAAACCTGCAATAATAATTACCGCCTCTGTACCCAGATCATTCACCCGTTTTACAAAATCGGCCTGTTTATTGATCTCTCCGCCAAATGTACCTGTAGCCACTACAGGTACGGCCCCATCGGCCACCTTAATGACATGACTGATCACTTTTATTCTTTCTTCATCGCTCAGTTCAAACATTTCGCTTGACAAACAATTGGCGAATAAGCCTGAAGCTCCGGCCTTTAAGTATACTTCTGTAAGCTGGGTAAGTGCATCGTAATCTATATCGCCATTGCCAAAAAAAGGCGTAAGCATGACCGGGATGAACCCTTTTTGTGAGTTTTCCATTTTATATTATGTAGTAATTTTTATATTTATTTCAGACAGCTCCGGTGCTAAACCGGCATGTTTCCATCAGCAGATTTTAAATTTCTATTTTTCAGTTTTGTTAACAGTACGCCTACCAGGAAAATACTGAGGGTACCAATTACAATGATCATATTTTTATGGAGCGGGTTGCGCAAAAACTCATATTGGGCTGGCAAATGTGCAGAGAATGTCATCCAGATGATGACCACAATGCCAATCATGGTAGCAATAAATGCTTCATGGTTTTTGGTTTGCCTGCTGGCTATGCCCAGTAAAAACAAGCCGAGCATACCCGCAGCGAAAATACCCGACAGCTCCCACCACACATCAAGGATGCTCTTTACACCAATCATAGCAATACCTGCGCCCATCCCTAAAAGCCCAAATCCAACGGTAGCGATATGCAGGAGCGACAGGTTTTGTTTTTCAGTGATATCGGGTTTAAAATATCTTTTATAAATATCGACGGTAAACACTGTAGCTGATGAGTTCATCCCCGAGCTTATGGTGCTCATGGCAGCAGAAAGAATGGCTGAAACGATAAGACCAACCAATCCTGCGGGTATTTTTGTGACCATAAAATGAGGCATGATCTTATCACCATAATCGGCAGGCTGTAAAGTTTTTTCCAGATCTGTTATTTCTGTAACAGAAGCATTTAAAGGCAAACGCTCTACTGCTACCTGGTGTTTTATGCTTGCAATCAGATCAGGATTTACTTCATAATACGCATACAAAGCAGAGCCTATAACAAAGAACATCAGGGAGGCAGGTACATATAACCATACACATAACCAGATAGATCTGGAAGCTGCTTTTGAAGAAGAAGCTGTATGATAACGCTGCACATAATTTTGGTCCATACCAAAGTTGTTCAGGTTGATAAAGAAACCATACAATAAAACCACCCAGAAAGAGGAACTGATAAAATCGGGAGAAAAACTACCCAGACTAAACTTATCGGCTGATTTACCTATCTCAATTACT comes from the Pedobacter heparinus DSM 2366 genome and includes:
- a CDS encoding RagB/SusD family nutrient uptake outer membrane protein, giving the protein MTKRYKTVAKKYLMVFATAVALLSSCKVNDDDFFELRDRNGIDAAIWNTEGSVQMHLNRAYDVIMPQFLFQDHNTNNMNGRYGVHFASDENFFPVADQWARAALGLQGELGNNDIRFAGNVYTGNAGNNKYMDIARCNDAIANIPGGTMAPSLKRSFLGQYYALRAMVYFELVKVYGGVPLVLTPQSPDNLTVSGRASARECFQAITKDLDSAITNLNGVVWDDASGRGKLDKLAATCLKAKVLLYWASPQFNPGNDASRWATALEANKTAYDLCVSSGRVLLPNYASIFQTEGTANTETIIVRTYSSTLERRGHDGERRSRPSSEGGSPHQGYRATTRLLDAYPMLDGNPIGSAGQYTYDDVMFWQNRDPRFNATIAYNGGVWPLSGKPTRKQWTYTGAISEANLMPVYCKRFTTPALTAAASAYTNNIGGNGMDWIEMRFAEVILNYADCANETGNLSLAKDMVRKIRERAGIKIGATPANDFGLGSVNDATRMRDLILNERMIEFAFENKRNSDLRRTRKMHLLTGNMTSIEIEVIGGTTVRNALEVVVNPTTGDRFRETLNMENKAVYSQYFRKNIVGVQGYLPYNIPEFHYFYTFNTDFVNTGANIQATIGWAGGTFDPLAN
- a CDS encoding SusC/RagA family TonB-linked outer membrane protein, producing the protein MNIKLLRTLKGIVLLSLLICASSYAQVQKITGKVTDGIDGGPMPGVNVSIKGKPSNVSTNANGIYTIQADPATDALVFSYIGYTRQTINLVGKTSLDVALTSDNKSLEEVEIISVGYGTKKRSEILGSVATITGAEVMDIPAPNIAGALRNRIAGVGVSQVSGRPGSAITLNIRNSTASETVAGATAEPLYIIDGITVDRNAFDAVDPSMVENISFLKDASAAIYGAAGAKGVVLVTTKRGKIGKPSISYNGYVGVSDASRTPEMLSGLEHATLLNDTYRLYNASESAFFSQADLDYIAGTNYKSWYDELWKSATTQRHNLSISGGSDKITFFAGGSYQNENGNYAGLKVDKYGFRSGLTATIVEGLKADIAFNVDHNLRKSQNTVSENDAGFFESIISVPRWVPISINGLPVNFNNGSPRNPLGVLQSGYYDDRKTQSYRVNASLTYQPKFLKGLTAKLQVSQGGGNSASTQYDPPYKLYNFLRVGNNSAIYSDQPDPVTPFFEAVTVANSKVMPGLSKQSSYQGFFTLQYAKTIGLHSLDIIAGGEQTEGSSEDLSVYWRNQLIPEADDYWAFDPNTLTRQSRNIFQSTKRSFFGRFSYDFDKKYLIEGVARLDASSNFASGNRWGLAPSIGLGWVVSKENFFKNNVSFVNFLKLKFNYGIVGDDRVTERLWQERYTIDVSNGYLFGSYNGNGLNPSVYPNPDITWEKKETINVGVEASLFDSKLDVGVEFFRNRTFDGFDRGANNRYPLYAGFTAPVVNYREAYNWGSEFSIGYRATLAKDLKLSTSINFSYGNSVVDRMIYAPGNLQENRPNEWLALSFGTDPRKYNSSNIGLKTIGMFRTQGEIDAFLLKNPNYTLYGNVPQPGWLYYEDANGDGVVNDLDMAPMFDNTNSYFASGINLNLSYKDFSLSTNILARLGGKVFYDSRARIAPSNTRNILNIWQDHWTPENPMAGKYPRFDDPSLTKNSDFWAVDGTTIRVNNMTLSYKLPAKIANRLGLGGARVLATGNNLWTLVNPLKYKDPYTSSAYDYPILRTISLGLSVNL
- a CDS encoding DUF3826 domain-containing protein, which codes for MKRVYLLLFIMLLGTGIFAQNNAIPANEKEAYLKVITQRADKIASVLNISDEAKLQKVSHIIRDQYNNLNDIYTERDTRIKEIKKTTEGDKTATEAAVKAENDKADAELAKLHKKYLAKLSAQLTEDQVDQVKNGMTYGVLPLTYKAYQEQILTLTEEQKKQIFTWLTEAREHAMDAESSDKKHAWFGKYKGRINNYLSAAGYDLKKEGQEWEKRRKSTAKTDK
- a CDS encoding fucose isomerase, whose amino-acid sequence is MQGVNREIILVSSGDLRLSANQNCWEAQSQMERDLTTAIGKLGWTVRRAHAYDANKKHGFIDSQRMGMDVFRNINPEQPLIVAESVWQYSHHVFAGLTTHSGPILTVANWSGQWPGLVGMLNLNGCLTKAGVNYSTLWSEQFTDDFFIAGLNEWLATGKVSHNLSHVKSLALHKIPFSEEEQGRSFARKLKERKVIMGVFDEGCMGMYNAIVPDELLHPTGFFKERLSQSALYAAMNRVKDSEAEAVLNWLLDKGMQFNWGENPEAELTRAQSMEQCKMYIAAVHIADEFGCDTIGIQYQQGLKDLTVASDLVEGLLNNEDRPPVYSEGGKELYAGKALPHFNEVDECAGIDALLTYNLWKELGMEGENTLHDIRWGEHYKGAGIDDFVWLFLISGAAPAAHFVGGYAGASSDRQPPMYFRLGGGTLKGISKPGAIVWSRVYVMNNELHCDLGVGEVVALPEEETYRRWNNTTPEWPIMNAVLKGVSRDQLMGRHKANHIHVVYTPDEAAAHKACCIKAAAMDELGLKVHFCGEVNL
- a CDS encoding AraC family transcriptional regulator, producing the protein MKPHFHKIPSTPQSSFSIRHDVKPDFGNIWHYHPELELHYIIKGEGVRFIGDNISNFTQGEMILLGENLPHTWRCKDEYFQNNPDLHVEAMVIQFLPDCLGKYLLNLPEAYLIPKLFEKAKSGMVINGKTRDKLAGLMKSAIEATNLDRIIILLSILKTLAETDEYAGIVTGKNTFYQSNESETQRINKICTYTMTNYKKDITLEEIASLSNLSITSFCRYFKLMTKKTYYDFLIEIRVSHACRFLIENKLPTEMICFDCGFNNVSNFYRHFKKVTGMTPLDYKRKYLNE
- a CDS encoding dihydrodipicolinate synthase family protein, producing the protein MENSQKGFIPVMLTPFFGNGDIDYDALTQLTEVYLKAGASGLFANCLSSEMFELSDEERIKVISHVIKVADGAVPVVATGTFGGEINKQADFVKRVNDLGTEAVIIIAGLLAAEYETDAVFDERVFDLIGQTKDIPLGFYECPVPYKRTLNAGQLQQFVETGRVIYHKDTCLDLGQIKEKLAVTQGFPKFGLYDAYMVHAVDSLKAGSAGLSCIQGNYFPELIVWLCKYYNDARLENEVQRVQKFMIDNMDVMHNVYPVVSKYFLQKRGLNISTFTRRDVGTFNTSVVKEIEALFADYSSLKNELDIPVLI
- a CDS encoding sodium:solute symporter, producing MILVGIYFSRNNKNSDQFTKASGLIPGWAIGLSIYATFLSSNTFLGVPGKAFGSNWNAFVFSLSMPLAAWVASKYFVPFYRSTGEISAYTHLEHRFGAWARTYAVVCFLLTQLARMGSIFFGIALSLQALTGYSMQMIMVVMGVCIIIYTVLGGIEAVIWTEVVQAVVKTFGALLILYLIITNMPGGVSKVIEIGKSADKFSLGSFSPDFISSSFWVVLLYGFFINLNNFGMDQNYVQRYHTASSSKAASRSIWLCVWLYVPASLMFFVIGSALYAYYEVNPDLIASIKHQVAVERLPLNASVTEITDLEKTLQPADYGDKIMPHFMVTKIPAGLVGLIVSAILSAAMSTISSGMNSSATVFTVDIYKRYFKPDITEKQNLSLLHIATVGFGLLGMGAGIAMIGVKSILDVWWELSGIFAAGMLGLFLLGIASRQTKNHEAFIATMIGIVVIIWMTFSAHLPAQYEFLRNPLHKNMIIVIGTLSIFLVGVLLTKLKNRNLKSADGNMPV